The following nucleotide sequence is from Herpetosiphon gulosus.
GGGCCGAACTTCGGGGTCATGGGTTGATTGGTCGGGCGTTGGTTTTTTGCTGGCCATGAGAACTCCTTGCGGCCCTCGACTTAAGATCATAATCCCAGATCTGTCTCACCTATGTTAGCACAGAGGGTTGGGCTAATGCGCTGTTGGCTCGCGTCCATGCCCAATTGAGTCAGCATAAACCCCCAGACCGATGGCTTATGAGTTGCTTGATGGTAGCATACGAGTCTACATCGTGCGGCAGATCGTGCTAATGATCCAGCGAATTGATGGTCTAAGGAGAGTAACTATGCGTCAGTTAATCTATTTCATCGCCTGTACGGCTGATGGGTTTATTGCGCGTGAGGATGGCAGCTTCGATTTCTTTCCCATGCAGGGTGGGCATATGGACTATCTGTGTCAGGAGTATCCTGAAACTATGCCGACCCATGTGCATGCGCTGCTAGGAATTACGGCTGAGCCACGCCATTTTGATACTGTCGTGATGGGTCGGCATACCTATGCAGTTGGCTTGAGCGCAGGTGTTACCAGTCCGTATGCCCATTTGCGTCAATATGTAGTGTCGCAATCAATCACCACCAGCCCAAGCCCAGATGTAACCCTAGTTGCCAACAACCCTGTTGACTTCGTGCGCACACTCAAACAAGCAACTGGGCAGAATATCTGGTTGTGTGGCGGCGGCTCGTTAGCCAGTGCCTTAATCGGAGAGATTGATCAGCTGATTCTGAAAGTCAATCCCGTAGTCCTTGGTCAAGGGATTCGGCTTTTTGATGGGCTTAATGCCCCAGTTCAGCTCGAATTGCTTGAGCAGCAAACCTTTGATGGAGGCGTTGCACTGCATCGATATGCTGTATCTCATCACCATGATTAAATCCATAGCATCCGCTAAGCTTGATGGCGGGCTACCAAAAGGAATTCTATGCGCGTAGAGACACCCATGCCAGCGCCGTTGCAACCAGCAGCCGCGAAAAAGGCATTATTTTAACCTTATTGATTGCGACCTTTGTCGTGATTCTGAACGAAACGATTATGGGTGTGGCTTTACCCCGCTTGAAGGACGAATTCCAAGTTGAAGCAAGCACTGTGCAATGGCTGACCACCGCCTATCTATTAGTTATGGCGGTCTTGATTCCCACAACCGGCTTTCTGATTCAACGGTTTAGTACGCGAACGCTGTTTCTTACGGCCATGGGGTTATAGTCTTGCCGCAGAACACCCCGCCCCAAGACCCACGCCGTGGGTTCCCCACGTGGGATGCATGCGTGCCAGTTCTGATGAAGAGCAATTAAAGAGAAAAATAACAGGCTCTCTTGTGAATAGCAATCAGGTGCGGTTCGGTTGTTTTGACTGCGTACAACATACTCTATCCCATACAGTCAAAAAAAACGGCCATTATCGGGTATACTAGCCGTCGCTATGCCTTCCTTGGTTCGGTGTAGCCGCGCCCTCGACCGTAGCAGCGGTGCGAGGGCATATCATTCTTCCGTCTCCCCAGTATCCTCGCCATTCCCGATCAGGTCTCGTGGATGAACGTTCAGTACTACTGCCAGTGTTGACAGGGTTTCCAGATCGGCGCGTTTGCTCTTGCCAGTCCAGATACCCCAAACCGTGTTATACGCCAACCCTGTCGCTATCGCGAGTTTTCGGGCAGTCCATCGTTCTGGCTCCGCGATTTCCCGTAGTCGCCATCGTGCCATGCTGTTAACTCCTACCTAAGTTGAGAGAATGATAGCGAATATACTATATTTTTGCAATAGCTAGTTGACATTATATATTAGGATATACTATAACTATTACATAGTTAGTTGATGGTGTTACTGCTACGACACCGCACATTAAAAGGAACCAAGGCCATGACTACACACACCAAAGCAATCCGCTACGACCGCCTAACCAAAGACTTCGCCTTGTACCTGAACGGTGAATTGATCGGCTATGCCAGTTCTTATAGCGAAGGCGAAAGCCGCTTAAACGAATTGGGCTACGACACGCACGTCCCACCGTGTGTATAACCTTAACTATCATTTAGTGTTTGTTACCAACGATCGGCATTGCGTGCTTAAGGGACGCATTGCCGATCACCGCAAGGCAGTCATACCAACAATCTGTACCCGCTCTGGTTGGGAGCAATGAGCCCTTGACGTGATGCCCGACCACGTTCACCTGTTCCTGTCAGCACCACCCACAACCGCGCCCATGGTGATTGGCAAGACATTGAAAAGCATTCTTGCTGTAGATGTGTTTCGCACGTTCCCGACGCTGAAACGCCGCCATTGTTGGGGTCGTGGGCTTTGGACAGACGGATGTCGGGAACCCGCTGGGTGATGGTTCGACGGGAACGGTTTCCGCCCAAACCATTGCCATGGATAGCGCCAATCAAAAGGAAGCCTAATGATGCGAACGCTGACCCGTTGTTACAAATACCGTCTGCAACCCACACCACCCCAAGCCGAAACCTTGGTGCAGTGGGCAGGTTGCCGACGCTTCATCTGGAATTGGGCGCTGCACTGCAAGCAAACCCACTACCAAACAACGGGTCAACGGCTGAGTTATTCGCAACTGGCGGCAGCGTTGGTTGATCTGAAACGCCAGCCCAAAACGGCCTTTTTGCGTGATTGCCATTCGCAACCGTTGCAACAAGCGCTGATGGATTTAGAAACGGCCTTCACCACCTTTTTTGCCAAACGGGCGAAGTATCCGCGCTTCAAGTCACGCAAAACCACGCCGCACAGCCTCCGCTTCCCGCAGGGTGTGGTCGTAGTCGATGAACGTACCATTAGCGTGCCAAAAATCGGACTAATGCGAGCGGTGATTCATCGAGCACTGCTAGGGATAGCGAAGGGCGCAACCATCAAACAAGATGCAGTGGGCGCATGGTGGGTGGTCTTCGTATGCCACATCAACCGCCCTGATATTCAACCAACGGCTGATCGGCCTGTGGGCATTGACGTAGGACTTGAATCCTTCACCACGCTGTCAACAGGCGAGAAAACCGCGCCGCCGAAGTTCTACCGCCGAAGCCAGAAGAAACTTACCCGTGCTCAGCGGAAACTCTCACGCGCCCAAAAGGGTAGCAACAACCGCTTGAAAGCAAAAAAGCGCGTTGCCAAAATCCATCAAAAAATCAACAACCAACGCGCCGATTGGCTGCATAAGCATGCGTTGGGGATCGTTCGACAATTCGACGTGGTGTGCATCGAAGACCTGAATATCAAAGGCCTTGCGAGAACCAAGCTGGCCAAGTCATTCAGTGATGCCGCCCTCAGTACCTTCATGCAACGATTGCAGGAAAAAGCGGAATGGCATGGACGGCGGGTGATCAAGGTTGAGCGGTTCTACGCCTCATCGAAAACCTGCCACGCCTGCCAGACCAAAACCACCTTGACGCTGGCCGACCGCGTGTGGACATGCTGCACCTGTGGCACGACCCACGACCGCGATGGCAACGCCGCGATCAACATCCTGCATGAAGGGCTACGCCTGCTTGCCGTTGGGACGACGGAAAGCCAAAACGCTGCCAGAGACGGTGTAAATCCAGCGAAATGCTGGTAGCTGTCGTTGAAGGCAGAAGCCACGCCCCTCGTGGGCGTGGTAGTTCACTTACCATGGGAACCGTGGCGGCGGCAGCGGCTCCCGGGTTTGAAGTGCTCTTGGTTGGTCGGGTATTCCAAGCAGCGGGCCCAGCGCTGATGCTGCCGTTGCTGATGACGGTTATTCTGGTGCTAGTGCCAATGGAGCGGCGCGGAGCTATGATGAGCACGGCCAGTATGGTGATTTCGGTTGCGCCAGCGATTGCCCAGCCCTATCAGGATTAATCATCCAAGCGCTTTCGTGGCGTTTTATGTTTATTTTCGTGATTCCGATTGCGCTTGCCGTGCTGGCCTATGGCTACCTGCGGTTGGTGAATGTAGGCAAACTGCAAGCAGCCAGCCTTGATCGTACCTCAATTCTCTTGGCAGCAATAGGCTTCGGCGGATTGGTCTATGGATTTAGTCGGGCTGGCGAGCCTGGCAGTAGCCTAACCGAGCCAATCGTTTTAGCGGCGATCGGAATGGGCTTAGTTGGGATTGCATTGTTTGCCTGGCGACAAACCCGACTTGCCAGTCCATTGCTTGATCTGCGGGTCTTTCGCTTTCCCATGTTCACCTTGAGCGTTGTATTAATGATGG
It contains:
- a CDS encoding dihydrofolate reductase family protein, whose product is MRQLIYFIACTADGFIAREDGSFDFFPMQGGHMDYLCQEYPETMPTHVHALLGITAEPRHFDTVVMGRHTYAVGLSAGVTSPYAHLRQYVVSQSITTSPSPDVTLVANNPVDFVRTLKQATGQNIWLCGGGSLASALIGEIDQLILKVNPVVLGQGIRLFDGLNAPVQLELLEQQTFDGGVALHRYAVSHHHD
- a CDS encoding RNA-guided endonuclease TnpB family protein yields the protein MMRTLTRCYKYRLQPTPPQAETLVQWAGCRRFIWNWALHCKQTHYQTTGQRLSYSQLAAALVDLKRQPKTAFLRDCHSQPLQQALMDLETAFTTFFAKRAKYPRFKSRKTTPHSLRFPQGVVVVDERTISVPKIGLMRAVIHRALLGIAKGATIKQDAVGAWWVVFVCHINRPDIQPTADRPVGIDVGLESFTTLSTGEKTAPPKFYRRSQKKLTRAQRKLSRAQKGSNNRLKAKKRVAKIHQKINNQRADWLHKHALGIVRQFDVVCIEDLNIKGLARTKLAKSFSDAALSTFMQRLQEKAEWHGRRVIKVERFYASSKTCHACQTKTTLTLADRVWTCCTCGTTHDRDGNAAINILHEGLRLLAVGTTESQNAARDGVNPAKCW